The Deltaproteobacteria bacterium genome window below encodes:
- a CDS encoding Hsp20/alpha crystallin family protein: MDIPGIHPDDLEISVTEDLLTLKGYVNEETVEETQGYHRRESRHGGFYHTIQLPCKVEMEEVDAIYKDGVLRVIMPKCKPRKARDVRIKVL; this comes from the coding sequence ATGGACATTCCGGGCATCCATCCCGATGACCTTGAAATCTCCGTCACCGAAGACCTTCTCACCCTCAAGGGGTATGTAAATGAAGAAACCGTGGAGGAAACTCAGGGCTACCATCGGAGGGAAAGCCGGCACGGCGGCTTTTACCATACGATCCAGCTCCCTTGCAAAGTGGAGATGGAGGAGGTGGACGCAATTTACAAAGACGGGGTGCTTAGGGTGATCATGCCCAAATGCAAACCCAGGAAGGCCCGGGACGTACGCATCAAGGTGCTGTAA